The following are encoded together in the Streptomyces sp. NBC_00341 genome:
- a CDS encoding SDR family oxidoreductase produces the protein MSNKLLNSARKTAVVTGAGSGIGRAVALALTGAGWSVALAGRRPEPLAETAALAGEHARVITVPTDVSRPEEVDALFSSVHESFGHLGLLFNNAGTFGPGGVPVEDLGYEDWRTVVDVNLTGAFLCAQAAYRRMKEQDPQGGRIINNGSVSAHTPRPHSVAYTATKHALTGLTKSLSLDGRPYRIACGQIDIGNAATEMTERMRTGILQANGELAVEPVMAAADVARTVVHMAELPLEANVQFATVLATAMPYVGRG, from the coding sequence AGACGGCCGTGGTCACGGGCGCGGGCTCCGGGATCGGTCGCGCGGTGGCTCTCGCCCTGACCGGCGCCGGCTGGTCGGTGGCGCTCGCGGGCCGCCGCCCGGAACCGCTCGCCGAGACCGCCGCGCTGGCCGGGGAGCACGCCCGCGTCATCACCGTCCCCACCGACGTCTCGCGCCCCGAGGAGGTGGACGCGCTCTTCTCCTCGGTACACGAGTCCTTCGGCCACCTCGGCCTGCTCTTCAACAACGCGGGCACCTTCGGTCCGGGCGGCGTACCGGTCGAGGACCTCGGGTACGAGGACTGGCGCACGGTGGTCGACGTCAACCTGACGGGGGCGTTCCTGTGCGCGCAGGCGGCATACCGCCGGATGAAGGAGCAGGACCCGCAGGGCGGCCGGATCATCAACAACGGCTCGGTCTCGGCCCACACCCCGCGCCCGCACTCGGTCGCGTACACGGCGACCAAGCACGCGCTGACCGGTCTGACGAAGTCGCTGTCGCTGGACGGACGCCCGTACCGGATCGCCTGCGGGCAGATCGACATCGGCAACGCGGCGACCGAGATGACCGAGCGGATGCGGACCGGAATCCTCCAGGCCAACGGCGAGCTGGCCGTGGAGCCGGTGATGGCGGCCGCGGACGTGGCGAGGACCGTGGTCCACATGGCGGAGCTCCCGCTGGAGGCGAACGTCCAGTTCGCCACGGTGCTGGCGACGGCCATGCCGTACGTGGGACGGGGCTGA